In the Quercus lobata isolate SW786 chromosome 5, ValleyOak3.0 Primary Assembly, whole genome shotgun sequence genome, one interval contains:
- the LOC115991636 gene encoding TMV resistance protein N-like isoform X3, giving the protein MDSNSLSLPSSSTSSTSKWKYDVFLSFRGEETRYKFTDHLYIALVQKGIVTFRDDEKLKRGKSISSELLQAIEESRFAIVILSENYATSSWCLDELAKIIECKKELGMTVFPIFHYVDPSDVRKQLGLFKEAFVKHEERFEKKKVETWREALRYVGNLTGFHLKNISPETQEIRSIVRHISHTVRYKFSELNKGLVGIYPQAMELETLLALDQVDDVRFIGVWAMGGMGKTTLVEFVYDKVLEEFDDSCFLSDVREVCERHRLPAVQKTLILKLLKENHLEYDDDHDLSNKIKTRLRHKKILLVLDDVNQLKQLRGLAGDRNWFGLGSRIIITTRNKDLLQNHSLTKSEIYEVKPLKDEDAHHLFCLKAFNRKHIPDEFLELSKEFLNYVDGLPLALEVLGSFLFERSTVEWKSALERLLEGIGGNVIEVFEISFDRLNDCVKEIFLYIACLFNHEKKDYVVEILHSLDLHPDIGLRELIDRSLLKISNNNELWMHNLLGEMGRNKVRQESCDELGKRSILWLYKDIDHVLKTNTGTKNVKAIDIRGAKETSICHEDKEACWRPQGSMLVTLQGWVLSSLSWRGLAFSVTLQGWVQRTLSWQGFTSSKKQKGPLGNPNAFWNTPNLKFLRVRNINLLHVPSQLSNNLRFIEWNDYPSKSLPYFLPNELVQLRLQRSKIVILWEGKKDFEKLKLIDLACSSNLIISPDFTGVPNLEKLDFAVCSNLRQLHPSIGNLKKLILLDLKQCKELRCLPDFTGVPNLEKLVLAGCSNLRQLHSSIGNLKKLILLDLEQCKKLSCLPNKFEMESLEILNLSYCSKVKKVPEFLGDMKRLQELNLECTAITKLPSSVECLTSLNILTLRGCKNLQCLPNTICSLTLIDNLSLYKCSKFHKLPEDLGNIISLKNLTLWGTAIKELPSSVEFLISLRSLNLTDCKNFEFLPSTICSLKSLYEIYLCGCSKFVNLPDNLGNLEGLRMLFLERTAIEMLPSSVGRLTALFALELRDCKNLMCLPNTICSLSISHLNLSGCSKIVYLPKDLGKMKSLRSLHLNAE; this is encoded by the exons ATGGATTCAAACTCGTTATCTTTACCAAGTTCTTCAACTTCTTCTACCAGCAAATGGAAGTATGACGTGTTTCTCAGTTTCAGAGGTGAGGAAACTCGTTACAAATTCACGGATCATCTATACATAGCTTTAGTACAGAAAGGCATTGTCACTTTTAGGGACGATGAAAAACTTAAGAGAGGAAAATCTATTTCATCAGAACTGCTGCAAGCTATAGAAGAATCGAGATTTGCTATTGTCATTCTCTCAGAAAACTATGCAACTTCATCTTGGTGCTTGGATGAACTTGCAAAGATCATTGAATGCAAGAAAGAACTGGGAATGACAGTTTTCCCTATTTTTCACTATGTGGATCCTTCTGATGTACGGAAACAATTGGGACTTTTTAAGGAAGCCTTTGTTAAACATGAAGAAcgttttgagaagaagaaggtggagaCATGGAGAGAAGCTTTGAGATATGTGGGCAATCTCACCGGATTTCATTTAAAGAATATTAG TCCTGAGACCCAAGAAATACGAAGCATTGTGAGACATATATCACATACAGTTAGATATAAATTCTCTGAACTTAATAAGGGCCTAGTAGGAATATACCCTCAAGCTATGGAATTGGAGACTCTTTTAGCTTTAGATCAAGTTGATGATGTTCGGTTTATAGGGGTTTGGGCAATGGGGGGAATGGGTAAAACAACTCTTGTTGAATTTGTCTATGATAAGGTTTTGGAAGAATTTGACGATTCTTGTTTTCTTTCTGATGTGAGGGAAGTTTGTGAGAGACATCGTTTACCCGCAGTTCAAAAAACCCTTATTCTTAAACTTTTGAAGGAAAACCATTTGGAGTATGATGATGATCATGATCTATCTAACAAAATCAAGACTAGGTTACGTcacaaaaaaattcttcttgttcttgatgatgtaaatcaattaaaacaatTACGAGGGTTGGCTGGAGACCGaaattggtttggtttgggCAGTAGAATTATCATAACAACTAGAAATAAAGATTTGTTGCAGAATCATTCACTAACTAAATCCGAAATATATGAAGTTAAACCATTGAAAGATGAAGATGCACATcatcttttttgtttgaaagctTTTAATAGAAAGCAtattccagatgaatttttagaattgtcaaaggaatttttaaattatgttgaTGGTCTTCCTTTAGCTCTTGAAGTTTTGGGTTCCTTTTTGTTCGAAAGAAGTACTGTTGAATGGAAGAGTGCGTTAGAGAGGCTCTTAGAAGGTATTGGGGGAAATGTTATCGAAGTATTTGAAATAAGCTTTGATAGACTCAATGATTGTgttaaggaaatatttttatatattgcaTGCCTCTTTAATCATGAGAAGAAAGATTATGTAGTAGAAATACTACATAGTCTTGACCTCCACCCAGATATTGGATTGAGGGAACTAATTGATAGATCTCTCTTGAAAATTTCGAATAATAATGAATTGTGGATGCACAATTTGCTAGGAGAAATGGGTAGGAACAAAGTTCGTCAAGAGTCCTGTGATGAGCTTGGGAAGCGTAGTATACTGTGGCTTTATAAGGACATTGATCACGTGTTGAAAACAAATACG ggAACAAAAAATGTTAAAGCCATAGATATCAGGGGAGCCAAGGAAACAAGTATTTGTCATGAAGATAAAGAGGCATGTTGGAGACCGCAAGGGTCTATGTTGGTTACGCTTCAAGGGTGGGTTCTAAGCTCTCTATCGTGGCGAGGGTTAGCTTTTTCGGTTACTCTTCAAGGATGGGTTCAAAGGACTCTATCTTGGCAAGGCTTCACatcatcaaaaaaacaaaaagggccACTTGGGAACCCTAACGCCTTTTGGAATACGCCCAATCTTAAATTTTTGAGAGTTCGTAATATTAATCTTCTACATGTCCCCTCACAACTCTCTAataatttaagatttattgAATGGAATGATTATCCTTCAAAATCGTTGCCTTATTTCCTGCCAAATGAGCTTGTTCAACTTCGTTTGCAGCGGAGCAAAATTGTAATACTTTGGGAAGGAAAGAAG GATTTTGAAAAGTTAAAGCTTATCGATTTGGCTTGCTCATCAAACCTTATTATAAGCCCCGACTTCACTGGAGTCCCAAATCTTGAGAAATTAGATTTTGCAGTGTGTTCAAATTTACGTCAGCTTCACCCATCCATTGGTAATCTAAAAAAGCTTATTCTTCTAGATCTAAAACAGTGCAAAGAACTAAGGTGTCTTCCAGACTTTACTGGGGTGCCAAATCTTGAGAAATTAGTTCTTGCAGGGTGTTCAAATTTACGTCAGCTTCACTCGTCCATCGGGAATCTAAAAAAGCTTATTCTTCTAGACCTAGAACAGTGCAAAAAATTAAGTTGTCTTCCAAACAAGTTTGAAATGGAGTCTCTTGAAATTCTTAATCTTTCCTATTGTTCAAAAGTCAAGAAAGTTCCAGAATTTTTGGGAGACATGAAGCGCTTACAAGAACTTAATTTGGAATGCACGGCCATTACGAAATTACCTTCATCTGTTGAATGTTTGACTAGCCTTAATATTTTGACCTTGAGAGGTTGCAAAAATCTACAGTGTCTTCCCAACACTATTTGTAGTTTGACATTGATTGACAATCTTTCTCTTTATAAATGctcaaaatttcacaaattgcCAGAAGACTTGGGGAATATCATAAGTTTGAAGAATCTTACTTTGTGGGGAACAGCTATAAAGGAACTGCCTTCATCAGTTGAATTTCTGATTAGCCTTCGTTCATTAAATCTAACAGATTgcaaaaattttgagtttcttCCAAGCACCATTTGTAGTTTGAAGTCACTATATGAAATTTATCTTTGTGGATGCTCAAAATTTGTCAACTTGCCAGATAACCTAGGGAATCTCGAAGGTCTCAGAATGctttttttagaaagaacaGCAATAGAAATGTTGCCATCTTCAGTTGGAAGATTGACTGCCCTTTTTGCATTGGAACTAAGAGATTGCAAAAATCTTATGTGTCTTCCTAACACCATTTGTAGTTTGAGTATCAGCCATCTTAATCTTTCTGGATGCTCAAAAATTGTCTACTTACCAAAGGACTTGGGGAAGATGAAAAGTCTGCGGAGTCTTCATTTGAATG CTGAGTAG